The Arachis hypogaea cultivar Tifrunner chromosome 14, arahy.Tifrunner.gnm2.J5K5, whole genome shotgun sequence genome has a segment encoding these proteins:
- the LOC112741095 gene encoding uncharacterized protein, with protein sequence MECNKEEAFRAKDIAIKKLESKDFPVAHKFALKAQKLYPDLENIGQLLAVCDVHCSAEQKLYGNEINWYKVLQIEMTADEVTIKKQYRKFALQLHPDKNKFVGAEAAFKLIGEAQRVLLDRVKRSDLDRKCRVAMSNATMPSRQQQKAHMNFKPTVQNTVKPNFVNNTTWQGQQSRQTSQQELNGGRPTFWTICSFCSVRYQYYREVMNRSLRCQQCNRVFFAYDVGSKGATPATNPSQQASGQQNNGFNHGASNVGVGSQGNVHANKFNTESRGKKRATSDVSRKPIGKRRKQESSESADSVSSDSEDDVVVEDNGFTDVQKNTTSREKQPRRSTRQKHQASSKVNASASDSDNDDDDDESFQPSSRYKRNGSSNPAGEMNNQNGLASENEDNKEVRRKEGAGDSNIDEASANLVYPDPQFSDFDKDKKEEDFKAEQVWAMYDTTDGMPRFYAMIKKVLSPRFKLQIRWFEPDPDDEDEINWSNEELPIACGKYKLGKTEIQQSRESFSHRILWEKTGRNTFKVYPRKGETWALFKDWDIKWYVDAESHQKYDFEFVEILSDFVEGEGVDVAHLAKVKGFVSLFYMKEGNCSSRIPSAQLFRFSHRVPSFRMTGQEGLGVPVGSFEFDPLSLPMNLEEEIDLPQDLKAKSCHSPSVGVSTRSSDAMKFKMKSDSDASPSKVNLERRNSALKNKASVDHIDDGVGPSDSVTTAVEIPDSQFFNFRAKKSPENFQIGQVWAFYRENDRMPRYYGVIMGVGTSPDLDVRVTWLTNYLPPKDAVKWEDEDMIISCGQFKTATGASCSIVCKNTHSFSHELHPVAIEGNGKNKKYTILPRKGEVWALYKKWSAKIRSSDLSNCEYDIVEVVDEDNSSGIKVLYLEKLSGFNSVFKGKTGGRSSATIPSKRFLMFSHQIPAFRLTEEHGDLASFLELDPAALPTHYFSSK encoded by the coding sequence ATGGAATGCAATAAAGAAGAGGCCTTTAGGGCTAAGGATATTGCTATAAAGAAGTTGGAAAGCAAGGATTTTCCAGTGGCTCATAAATTTGCTCTTAAGGCTCAGAAGTTATACCCTGATCTGGAGAATATTGGTCAATTGCTTGCTGTTTGTGATGTACATTGCTCTGCAGAGCAAAAATTGTATGGTAATGAGATTAACTGGTATAAAGTTCTTCAGATTGAGATGACGGCTGATGAGGTAACAATTAAGAAGCAATACAGAAAGTTTGCTCTCCAACTTCATCCTGACAAGAACAAGTTTGTTGGTGCAGAGGCTGCATTCAAGCTGATTGGGGAAGCACAAAGAGTGCTTTTGGATAGAGTAAAACGATCTGATCTTGACAGAAAGTGCAGGGTTGCAATGAGCAATGCTACTATGCCATCTCGCCAACAACAGAAAGCTCACATGAATTTTAAACCTACAGTGCAAAACACTGTCAAGCCAAATTTTGTGAACAACACCACTTGGCAGGGGCAACAGTCTAGGCAAACATCTCAACAGGAGCTTAATGGTGGCCGCCCTACTTTTTGGACTATATGTTCGTTCTGTTCTGTTAGATATCAGTATTACAGGGAGGTTATGAATAGATCCCTTCGCTGTCAACAATGCAATAGGGTCTTTTTTGCATATGATGTTGGTAGTAAAGGTGCAACTCCAGCAACTAATCCAAGTCAGCAAGCTTCTGGCCAGCAGAATAATGGTTTCAATCATGGTGCTTCCAATGTAGGTGTTGGGTCTCAAGGTAATGTTCATGCTAACAAGTTCAATACAGAGTCTAGGGGGAAAAAACGTGCTACTTCAGATGTCTCGAGGAAGCCAATTGGAAAGAGAAGGAAGCAGGAGTCCAGTGAAAGTGCTGATTCGGTTAGCAGTGATTCAGAAGATGATGTGGTTGTTGAAGATAATGGTTTTACTGATGTACAAAAGAATACAACTTCTAGAGAAAAGCAGCCACGTAGATCTACACGACAAAAACATCAGGCTTCAAGCAAGGTGAATGCAAGTGCAAGTGACAGTGacaatgatgatgacgatgatgaatcATTTCAACCTTCAAGTAGGTATAAGAGGAATGGATCATCAAATCCTGCTGGTGAAATGAATAATCAGAATGGTTTAGCTTCGGAAAATGAGGATAACAAGGAGGTGAGAAGAAAGGAAGGTGCTGGAGATTCAAACATAGATGAAGCATCAGCGAATCTTGTCTATCCTGATCCACAGTTTAGTGACTTCGACAAGGACAAGAAAGAGGAGGATTTTAAAGCTGAGCAGGTTTGGGCTATGTATGATACTACAGATGGCATGCCTAGATTCTACGCCATGATCAAAAAAGTTCTATCACCGAGATTCAAGTTGCAGATACGATGGTTTGAGCCAGATCCAGATGACGAGGATGAAATCAATTGGTCAAATGAGGAATTGCCAATTGCGTGTGGGAAATATAAACTCGGTAAAACTGAAATTCAGCAATCTCGTGAATCATTCTCCCATCGGATTCTTTGGGAAAAGACTGGCCGCAACACTTTTAAAGTGTACCCTAGAAAGGGGGAAACTTGGGCTTTGTTTAAAGACTGGGATATTAAATGGTATGTGGATGCAGAATCTCATCAGAAGTATGATTTTGAGTTTGTTGAAATCTTGTCGGATTTTGTTGAAGGTGAAGGAGTAGATGTTGCACACTTGGCTAAGGTGAAAGGTTTTGTGAGCCTCTTCTATATGAAGGAAGGTAATTGCTCATCCCGAATACCATCGGCCCAGTTATTCAGATTTTCTCACAGGGTGCCTTCTTTTAGGATGACTGGTCAGGAAGGATTAGGTGTTCCTGTGGGATCTTTTGAATTTGATCCTTTATCCCTGCCTATGAATCTGGAAGAAGAGATTGATCTTCCGCAAGATTTAAAAGCAAAATCTTGTCACAGTCCTTCTGTTGGGGTGAGCACAAGGTCTTCAGATGCtatgaaattcaaaatgaaatctGACAGTGATGCATCTCCATCTAAGGTTAATTTGGAAAGAAGAAACTCAGCATTAAAGAACAAGGCGTCTGTTGATCATATTGATGATGGTGTTGGTCCTTCTGATTCAGTCACAACAGCTGTTGAAATACCCGATTCTCAGTTCTTCAATTTTCGTGCCAAGAAGTCCCCTGAAAATTTTCAGATTGGCCAGGTTTGGGCATTTTACCGTGAGAATGATAGAATGCCGAGGTACTACGGTGTGATTATGGGTGTTGGGACTAGCCCCGATCTTGATGTGCGTGTTACTTGGCTTACTAATTACTTGCCACCAAAGGATGCCGTTAAATGGGAAGACGAGGACATGATCATTTCCTGCGGGCAATTTAAAACGGCAACTGGAGCTAGTTGTTCCATTGTCTGCAAAAACACCCATTCTTTTTCTCATGAGTTGCATCCTGTTGCTATCGAGGGTAATGGTAAGAATAAGAAATATACTATTCTCCCGAGAAAAGGTGAAGTTTGGGCATTATATAAGAAATGGTCTGCTAAAATCAGAAGCTCAGATTTGTCAAACTGCGAGTACGACATAGTGGAAGTTGTTGATGAAGATAATAGTTCGGGGATAAAGGTTTTATATTTGGAGAAGCTGAGTGGTTTTAATTCAGTTTTTAAGGGCAAAACCGGTGGAAGATCATCTGCAACTATACCTTCCAAAAGATTTCTCATGTTCTCCCACCAAATCCCTGCTTTCAGATTAACAGAAGAGCATGGCGATTTGGCAAGTTTCCTTGAACTTGATCCTGCAGCTCTACCAACTCATTATTTTAGCTCTAAATGA
- the LOC112741097 gene encoding uncharacterized protein: protein MDCNKEEALRAKVLAEQKMQNRDFPGARKFALRAQQLFPDVENIAQMLVVCDVHCSAEQKLYGNEMNWYKILQIEVTADEATIKKQYRKFALQLHPDKNKYAGAEAAFKLIGEAQRILLDREKRSELDRKFRVVMHGPSMAPHHQQKFQMNYNSVTQNTVRPNFTTFNPWQQQQQPSQTSQQGINGDRATFWTACSFCSVRYEYYREVLNRSLRCQHCNKPFIAYDVDVQGTTPATNLSQQTFTQRTYGLNHGAVKVDFGAQANLHTKKSDTESRANKGSTSDVSKKPNGKRSRKQMVESSESSDSFSSDSDDMFANDDGFTDLEKNSASREEHPRRSTRQKHQVSYNENASDDDDDESFEPSRINTGNESSNPANEMNIQNGLASALKDNKKGVKRDSEEDLVNRNAKIKEVRGEEVVGDSKVDEASENDVYPDPEFSDFDKDKKEESFAAGQIWAIYDMADGMPRFYALIKKVMSPGFKLRITWLEPDPDDDDEISWSIQELPIACGKYKLGSSDIIEGHETFSHMITCEKVGRSSFNVYPRKGETWALFKNWDIKWHKDAESHRKFDFEFVEILSNYVEGDGVFVALLGKLKGFVSLFFPILKDGNPLFQIPSTQLFRFSHRVPSFRMTGQEGVGVPMGSLELDPVSLPTNLDEIELPGELIGKTSQSPSVGMSSRSSDALKFMMKSDTHASTSKINLEGQNSTLRTKAPVDHIANGSAPSASVAAAIQVPKQQFFNFDEERSKVGVGQVWASYGGQDGAPRYYGLIISIKPSPDFEVHVLNLTNCWIPDTAVKWDDKKMIVPCGRFRVIQSPVVSILKDINSFSHLLHPVTDGNGRDKEFIIFPKKGQVWALYRKWTTKIRRADLLKMEYDIVEVVEEDNNSLGIEVLPLEKVSGYHSVFKGKSNGRSPATQRIPSRKLLMFSHQIPAFRLTEKHGNLKGFLEINPRALPANYLNDR from the coding sequence ATGGATTGCAATAAAGAAGAGGCTTTAAGGGCCAAGGTTCTTGCAGAACAGAAGATGCAAAACAGGGATTTCCCAGGTGCTCGTAAATTTGCTCTCAGGGCTCAGCAGTTATTTCCTGATGTGGAGAACATTGCTCAGATGCTTGTTGTTTGTGATGTGCATTGCTCTGCAGAGCAAAAATTGTACGGTAATGAGATGAACTGGTATAAAATTCTTCAGATTGAGGTGACAGCTGATGAGGCAACAATTAAGAAGCAGTACAGGAAGTTTGCTCTCCAACTTCATCCTGACAAAAACAAGTATGCTGGTGCAGAAGCAGCATTCAAGCTGATTGGGGAAGCACAACGAATCCTTTTGGATAGAGAAAAACGCTCTGAGCTTGACAGGAAGTTCCGGGTTGTAATGCACGGGCCTTCTATGGCACCTCATCATCAACAGAAGTTTCAGATGAATTATAATTCTGTAACACAAAACACTGTGAGGCCAAATTTTACGACCTTTAATCCTTGGCAGCAGCAACAACAGCCTTCTCAAACATCTCAACAGGGGATCAATGGTGACCGCGCTACCTTTTGGACTGCATGCTCATTTTGTTCGGTTAGATATGAGTATTATAGGGAAGTTTTGAATAGATCTCTTCGCTGTCAACATTGCAATAAGCCCTTTATTGCATATGATGTCGATGTTCAAGGTACAACCCCAGCAACTAATCTAAGTCAGCAGACTTTCACCCAGCGGacatatggcctcaatcatggtGCCGTGAAGGTGGATTTTGGAGCTCAAGCTAATCTGCATACAAAGAAGTCCGACACAGAGTCTAGGGCAAACAAAGGCTCTACTTCTGATGTCTCCAAAAAGCCaaatggaaagaggagcaggaagCAGATGGTTGAATCCAGTGAAAGTTCTGATTCGTTTAGCAGTGATTCTGACGATATGTTTGCTAACGATGATGGTTTTACTGATTTGGAGAAGAATTCGGCTTCTAGAGAAGAGCATCCGCGGAGGTCTACACGGCAAAAGCATCAGGTTTCCTACAATGAGAATGCAAGTGATGACGACGATGATGAATCATTTGAGCCTTCAAGAATCAATACGGGGAATGAATCATCAAACCCTGCTAATGAAATGAATATTCAAAATGGTTTAGCGTCTGCTCTGAAAGATAATAAAAAAGGTGTAAAGCGAGACTCTGAAGAGGACTTGGTAAATAGAAATGCGAAAATTAAAGAAGTGAGGGGTGAAGAAGTAGTGGGAGATTCAAAAGTAGATGAAGCTTCAGAGAATGATGTCTATCCTGATCCAGAGTTTAGTGACTTTGACAAGGACAAGAAAGAGGAATCTTTTGCTGCTGGGCAGATTTGGGCTATTTATGATATGGCAGATGGCATGCCAAGATTTTATGCTTTGATAAAAAAAGTTATGTCTCCTGGGTTCAAGTTGCGGATAACATGGCTTGAACCAGATCCAGATGACGATGATGAAATCAGCTGGTCGATTCAGGAATTGCCAATTGCATGTGGAAAGTATAAACTTGGTAGCAGTGACATCATTGAAGGCCATGAGACGTTCTCGCATATGATTACTTGTGAAAAGGTTGGCCGGAGCTCTTTCAACGTGTACCCTAGAAAGGGAGAAACTTGGGCTCTTTTTAAAAACTGGGATATTAAATGGCATAAGGATGCAGAATCCCATCGGAAGTTTGATTTTGAGTTTGTGGAAATCTTGTCAAATTATGTTGAAGGTGACGGAGTATTTGTTGCATTATTGGGGAAGTTGAAAGGCTTTGTGAGTCTCTTCTTTCCTATTTTGAAGGACGGTAATCCATTATTTCAAATACCATCAACACAGTTGTTCAGATTCTCTCACAGGGTTCCGTCTTTTCGGATGACTGGTCAGGAAGGAGTAGGTGTTCCTATGGGATCTTTAGAACTTGATCCTGTATCCTTGCCTACGAATCTGGATGAGATTGAACTTCCTGGAGAATTAATAGGGAAAACTAGTCAAAGTCCATCTGTTGGGATGAGTTCAAGGTCTTCAGATGCCTTAAAATTCATGATGAAATCTGACACACATGCATCTACTTCTAAGATTAACTTGGAAGGTCAAAATTCAACACTAAGGACCAAGGCTCCTGTTGATCATATTGCTAATGGTAGTGCTCCTTCAGCTTCAGTGGCAGCAGCTATTCAAGTACCCAAACAGCAGTTCTTCAATTTTGATGAGGAGAGATCAAAGGTTGGCGTTGGTCAGGTTTGGGCTTCTTATGGTGGACAGGATGGAGCACCAAGGTATTATGGTTTGATTATATCGATTAAGCCTAGCCCAGATTTTGAGGTGCATGTTTTGAATCTTACTAATTGCTGGATACCAGATACTGCTGTTAAATGGGATGACAAGAAAATGATCGTTCCTTGCGGACGATTTCGGGTTATACAAAGTCCTGTTGTCTCTATTCTTAAGGACATAAATTCTTTTTCACATCTGCTGCATCCTGTTACTGATGGTAATGGCAGGGATAAGGAGTTCATAATATTCCCAAAGAAAGGTCAAGTTTGGGCATTGTATAGGAAATGGACAACTAAAATCAGGCGAGCCGATTTGTTAAAGATGGAGTATGACATAGTGGAAGTTGTTGAAGAAGATAATAATAGTTTGGGGATAGAGGTGTTGCCTTTGGAGAAGGTGAGTGGTTATCATTCAGTCTTCAAGGGCAAATCAAATGGGAGATCACCTGCAACCCAGAGAATACCTAGCAGAAAATTGCTCATGTTCTCCCACCAAATCCCAGCATTCAGACTCACAGAAAAACATGGCAATCTGAAGGGTTTCCTCGAAATTAATCCGCGGGCTCTGCCGGCTAATTATTTAAACGATAGATGA
- the LOC112741098 gene encoding uncharacterized protein — translation MASSREDKNKNNNTYSRDTSIHEEFDFLDTQPLDIPDSPSCDDESRYFEDTEPFDDCDDDNMEAEPMNLAGETQVLDFAGETQPLDDFDGAALVDDCTQLLNKEGDVGFESGGEGEVEGLDGTQVLEGVDDDADVSDGGDRQSAYNKQEEEHERFSDEKSFGNIDSIENELNSSGLKPPRFTYLRVESLRKAALAARDVASKKTSNGTSSDKGNSQSCQEHMVVKDNDESFPRCYGKVEEVNRECSGGKYSVEIEGQKNKNADKVASSAVRKLFNDALSIETNEPSLESNDFDGVDELPICHDGLSYVNSQEPGELSQLNALDFVDRFLHDNIMEFDQDTNRVKNTTRITTTMPFSANSAKNVEEKSKSVANGKGQQNLAKRVTDRGKDAKAAVFDWDDSREDEGGGDIYLRRKEDFFYCETRGSKSLPVSQKTKVYRPNNDKDAEEKLNIPSRKTRAVHSDSRLGRHNQRVWDNTVEEATRRITRNLAKELGEQLDPNCSRGEMEPKANADVREMMDVGLDTQMAAEAMEALCGAETLANDTICITRSSSKGQHNNSSAGKFGPVGSRDSSRQFDKKRKAEVKSDLQTSSLSKKCTEVGQCKKGNIVTRSKRTKLNAEAIQTSGANENGRRGVLSPMVDQRKSTGALKILDHGELKIHDRNDTESGRSRVNEKHLQDEVYHCTPIACRTRQSLTVNQFSGRIGSLEKTNGTGLHADESLDPNSTPKASTAAISNEIEMDTLDCPRRRRSLRIRKYSDHDKGSENLVDSSKSSVPPKGKSSAGNIHSRSPIDCNVIAEKDENLKSDGKNIAAVRLSSNNFEVTNSDESPKDCHKSSDLASATTPANCKTPMNDASPVCMGDDYYKQSCNRNLSRSCLHKVFRKELQRELRNLSPVSPELTTPSKDSRKRRDMTDVRILYSNHLNEDIIKHQKKILARLGVSVASSIADATHFIADQFVRTRNMLEAIAFGKPVVTHLWIESCGQASCFIDEKNYILRDAKKEKEFGFSMPVSLARASRHPLLEGRRVLITPNTKPSKEIISTLVRAVQGQAMERICRSVLKDNKILDDLLILSCEEDYASCVPFLEKGVMVYSSELLLNGIVIQKLDYERHCLFAEHVKKTRSTVWLRKDDRTFLPVTKCT, via the exons ATGGCTTCTTCTAGGGAagacaagaacaagaacaacaacACATACAGCAGAGACACTTCGATTCATGAAGAATTCGACTTCCTTGATACTCAGCCACTCGACATTCCTGACTCTCCCTCTT GTGATGACGAATCGCGCTACTTCGAAGACACAGAGCCTTTTGATGATTGCGATGATGATAATATGGAAGCTGAGCCGATGAACCTCGCAGGCGAGACTCAGGTGTTGGATTTCGCTGGTGAGACTCAGCCGTTGGATGATTTTGACGGTGCTGCTCTTGTTGATGACTGCACACAGTTGCTGAATAAAGAAGGGGATGTTGGATTTGAAAGTGGTGGTGAAGGTGAAGTCGAAGGTTTAGATGGAACTCAGGTTTTAGAGGGTGTGGATGATGATGCGGATGTCTCCGACGGTGGTGATCGTCAATCTGCGTATAACAAGCAGGAGGAAGAGCATGAAAGATTCTCTGATGAGAAATCGTTTGGGAATATTGATTCTATTGAAAATGAACTCAACAGCTCAG GTTTGAAGCCACCACGATTTACTTATCTGCGTGTTGAATCTTTAAGGAAAGCTGCTTTAGCTGCTCGCGATGTGGCTTCGAAAAAAACTTCAAATGGGACCAGTTCTGACAAGGGCAATAGCCAGTCTTGTCAAGAACATATGGTTGTAAAGGATAATGATGAATCCTTTCCCAGATGTTATGGGAAAGTTGAAGAAGTTAATCGGGAATGCAGTGGTGGGAAATACAGCGTGGAGATAGAGGGACAGAAGAACAAAAATGCAGACAAGGTTGCTAGCTCAGCAGTGAGGAAACTTTTCAATGATGCTTTGTCCATTGAAACTAATGAACCTTCTCTTGAAAGCAATGATTTTGATGGAGTGGATGAGTTGCCTATCTGCCATGATGGGTTAAGCTATGTCAACTCTCAAGAACCTGGAGAGTTGTCGCAGCTTAATGCTCTTGATTTTGTAGATAGGTTTCTCCACGATAATATCATGGAGTTTGATCAAGATACTAACCGTGTTAAAAATACTACAAGAATAACAACCACCATGCCTTTTTCCGCTAACTCTGCTAAGAATGTGGAGGAAAAATCAAAGTCAGTGGCCAATGGAAAAGGGCAACAAAATTTGGCCAAAAGAGTTACTGATAGGGGCAAAGATGCAAAAGCTGCAGTCTTTGACTGGGATGATAGCCGTGAGGATGAAGGTGGGGGAGACATATACCTTAGAAGAAAGGAGGACTTCTTTTATTGTGAAACTCGTGGATCAAAATCTTTGCCAGTATCCCAGAAGACCAAAGTCTACAGGCCAAATAATGATAAAGATGCTGAGGAAAAGTTAAATATCCCTAGTAGGAAAACTCGTGCAGTTCACTCTGATTCAAGGTTAGGGAGGCATAATCAGAGAGTATGGGATAATACTGTAGAGGAAGCAACAAGAAGAATAACAAGGAACCTTGCTAAGGAGTTGGGTGAACAGCTTGATCCCAACTGTTCTAGAGGAGAGATGGAACCCAAGGCTAATGCAGATGTACGGGAAATGATGGATGTAGGTCTTGATACTCAAATGGCTGCTGAGGCTATGGAAGCTTTATGTGGTGCTGAAACTCTTGCTAATGATACTATTTGTATTACTAGAAGCAGTTCAAAAGGTCAACACAATAATTCTTCTGCTGGAAAATTTGGGCCTGTTGGATCTAGGGATAGTTCAAGGCAGTTTGACAAGAAAAGGAAAGCTGAAGTTAAGTCAGATTTGCAAACTTCAAGTTTATCAAAGAAATGTACAGAAGTCGGACAGTGCAAAAAGGGAAATATTGTTACAAGATCAAAGAGGACTAAGCTAAATGCAGAAGCCATACAAACCTCAGGTGCTAATGAGAATGGAAGAAGAGGAGTTTTGTCTCCAATGGTTGATCAAAGAAAATCAACAGGTGCTTTGAAAATACTTGATCATGGTGAATTAAAGATTCATGATCGCAATGACACAGAAAGTGGAAGGAGTAGAGTTAATGAAAAGCACTTACAGGATGAGGTTTATCATTGTACGCCAATTGCTTGTAGAACTAGACAGTCTTTAACGGTAAATCAATTTAGTGGTAGGATTGGTTCCCTTGAGAAGACTAATGGAACTGGCCTCCATGCAGATGAATCACTGGATCCTAATTCTACTCCAAAAGCAAGTACTGCAGCCATTAGCAATGAGATTGAAATGGATACATTAGATTGTCCTAGAAGAAGGAGATCACTTAGGATTAGGAAGTATTCTGATCATGATAAAGGATCTGAGAATTTAGTAGATTCATCTAAATCATCTGTGCCGCCCAAAGGGAAATCTAGTGCTGGAAATATTCATTCTAGGAGTCCTATTGATTGTAATGTTATAGCTGAGAAGGATGAAAATCTGAAATCGGATGGAAAGAATATTGCAGCTGTCCGGTTGTCTAGCAATAATTTTGAAGTCACCAATTCAGATGAATCGCCAAAAGATTGTCACAAATCCTCTGACTTGGCTTCTGCGACAACGCCAGCTAATTGTAAGACACCAATGAATGATGCTTCACCTGTTTGTATGGGAGATGATTATTACAAGCAATCTTGCAATAGAAATCTTTCAAGGTCATGCCTTCACAAAGTTTTCCGTAAGGAGCTCCAAAGAGAACTCCGTAACTTGAGTCCCGTTAGCCCGGAATTGACAACTCCATCTAAAGATTCAAGGAAGAGGAGGGATATGACTGATGTTCGAATTCTGTACAGCAACCACTTAAACGAAGATATTATTAAGCATCAGAAGAAG ATTTTAGCACGACTCGGCGTTTCTGTAGCATCCTCCATTGCAGACGCAACACATTTCATAGCTGATCAATTTGTACGTACAAGGAATATGTTAGAAGCTATTGCATTTGGCAAACCAGTGGTCACACACTTATGGATTGAGAGCTGCGGACAAGCTAGCTGTTTTATTGATGAGAAAAATTACATATTAAGGGACGCAAAAAAGGAAAAGGAGTTTGGTTTCAGCATGCCAGTGTCACTTGCCCGTGCATCCCGGCATCCACTTCTAGAG GGTCGAAGAGTATTAATCACCCCAAATACTAAACCTAGTAAAGAGATTATTTCAACTTTAGTAAGGGCAGTTCAGGGCCAG GCAATGGAGAGGATCTGCAGATCTGTTTTGAAGGATAATAAGATCTTAGATGATCTACTGATCCTATCTTGTGAAGAAGATTATGCCTCTTGTGTGCCTTTTCTTGAAAAGG GGGTAATGGTGTACAGTTCAGAACTATTGTTGAATGGCATAGTTATTCAGAAGTTAGATTATGAAAG GCATTGTCTCTTTGCAGAGCATGTGAAGAAAACCCGTTCCACTGTATGGCTGAGAAAAGATGACAGAACATTTCTTCCTGTTACAAAGTGCACTTAa